The Elaeis guineensis isolate ETL-2024a chromosome 11, EG11, whole genome shotgun sequence genomic interval cgacaagagtttgtatgttccttaaactttcataattaacttttaatttttatgttgaaatatttatataactaatatcattatgtatcgtggaccatgtctgtatcatgatactcatatatttttttaaattattataactgtctgcttaaaattgaaattatttgtgtaggaggatgagcatgggagggaacccggacaagtggagttttaccggatgactcatactcatcaggatggtacttttgttcgagatgagtcgagagatttatatgtacggtattattaatattatattttttgcaatgatttaaatttaattttgttagctattaatgtataactcttgttttcaaaaaaaatacaggagagggctacatctctcattgcggagcgtaacgacgagtccgcagcatctacgcagcagagccgtatcgaggccaagatgttcacagagttgatgggaccagagcgctacggccgagtgaggggttatggagtaggagtcacccccactcagttatctgaggttagtagatatacgcagcatgctgcagcagatgctcaggattcacgcgttcgcagactcgaggcggagatacaggagattagacagagtcgtgccgctgagatggaggagatgcaacagagccgtgccgagatgcaggccatgaggggacagattgatcgccttacatctttattagagatgtatggtccatctcaggtaaacacatattattaaataatatttttgtattaatttaatgatttatatagttttatttatagatatataaatcatgcttttgatatgtttcttgtaggctcctggcacatcaggcacccgtcgagacagcggcacgttacgtggagacaacgacgaccatccgcctgcggattgacattattttctttttattatatttttatatttatttatattactcttgattgtaatggatgattagtactttatttttatttatataaaataatatcttttggtttggttaaatttgctatttaagtttgcttttggtgtgaatggtggtgattgtacaggtgtgaatggtggtgattgtacaggtttatgttagaataattgatataattttgtacaggaatgtatgtattctttttttttttttgtatagaaaatctgtatttttttttctcttaaaatctttaacgacgcttataagcgtcgttaaaataattttaacgacgcttataagcgtcgttaaagacaaaaaagccgacgcttcgaaaagcgtcttggtTGAGTGGAGTCGttaacgatgctaaaaagcgCCGTTAAAATTGAAtattgcgacgctttaaagcattgttaaaaatatatttaacgacgcttataagcgtcgttaaaacaagtttaacgacgcttataagcaccgttataatttaattttatgacgctttaaagcgtcgttaaaaaataacgacgcttttaaaaagcgtcggcgcttttCATCTCCACTCTTGCATAGGCGACGCTTCGGCGACGCTTTTTGAAGCGTCGTAAAGCTAAATAGCGATGCTTATTAGCGtcgtaaaataatattaataacgtCGTTAATGACTATTTTCGCTGtagtgtatattatatatatccaATATCTTTACTATATGTCATCAATACCAGTGGACCATCTTGTATATATTGGAGAGATAGAGAAGTGTTTACACTAAAAGAACATGATATACATGTTAAAACTTCATTcaatttaaaaaatctaattgacCCAATCATTTATTAACCCACCCACCTTCTACTAATTATTCCACGTGGGACTAAACCTCACACGTGATTCATAACATTATATGGAGTCAATAGTCTCATCTTTTACCAGTTGCTCAACCAGCGAGCCGAATCTTTCTCCAAATTTGTCTGGTGGCTTGTAAGAAGAAGAACATGATCATATTGATGATGAGTGGCATTGAGTGCAAGCTCATCAATTTAATTCACATCCAGCTGAACTAGAATTCACGAGCCCACAGGTCTCCAAGTTTAATCAAATACAGcttgtatatatacataaatcaGATGGGTTCCAATGCAAACATTTGAACAGGTCTTGGTTGCAAGTGGGCATTCTCTCCAATGCCACATCCTTGCTCATCTAGGCCCGCTTGAAGTTCCAAAGCAACCATACTTGGACGTAGGGATGTACACAAAGCAGGTTGGCTTTTGCGTAGGTGATGTGAGGCTCGCTCTTAGCCTGGCTTGCGTTAGaacataacataaaaaaattttgagaagactTAAAAAACTAAATAAACTAATAAACTTTattacaataaaattataatagttttatagaataataaaaaataaaaataatcaaatctgGAAGCATGTTGGATACTGTTTTAAGACATATTTACATCTCTCATGTAGGAATATCCAGAAAAATCATTCCAAAATACGGTCGGGATCCTCTACCTATAAGTACGATCATGGAGGAGATTGATGAAGACTCTTTTagtatccaaaaaaaaagaagaagcattgTAATAGAAAAAAAGTATTAGAGAAAgcttagaaagaagaagaagggaagacTCTTGGATGGTTTAAAAGATTAGGTCCCAAAAAGATCTTTTTATAACCAACTAATATAATCATTTATGACCGTTTGTGACCgttgagaattttattaatccATTAAGATCTTTAATAAAAAATCTAACGGTCAGAATATTAATACAGAGTCCTATGGTTATACaataaaaatgagatgaaatacaTATGGTCATTGATAATTAGAAACCTGACGatcagaaattaaaatcatgataataaaaaaattaaaatatttaaatgataaaattaaaatacttgaAAGGGTATTAtatgaaaattttgagttttcctCCAATAGCATATGCTCTATCGAACATACTAGGCTCAAGCTTAGCCCTAGCTGAAACTAGATTATCCATATAAAACTCACAAACCACTACCCTAATGTCACCCCTTTGATCCAAGATCGTAAGCCAAGCATCACAGCAATTGctcatactcatgaagaactttcTTCATAAATATGTAAGGTATCTTATCTCtatatcataaaataaataatagaataacTAATCAATAAATTAAGTTCAAAATTCAACTAACTAAAATTCAactttaatatttcataaaatttaaaaatattcaaaaggcCTTACATCAAGTTCAATAAACTTTCTGGTCTAAAACAAAAGTATCAAAGGTTTACTTCCAATCACTCTATCTTAGTTCTTTAGATATGTAAAAATAGTAAACTATAAAATAATGAGCTAGACCATCCAATAAATAATGAatactttaattagattaaattagataataaaataaataattatttatagaaagtaAGTATATAGATTCACTAgttcaaaatcagattttaatcTACGacattatcaaaatattatttctatcatatgcaatctttttcaaaattcaagtttcaTTCAtgaatttattttctttcaaaaatatcATACTCATCCCatcaatcatgagctatgaccacattaatTTTTTCTATGATTGGTTCATAATATCACATATCATCTTACGATGAGCTGTGTATCATCTTGTAGTATGCTGCGTATGATCTTGCAGTGAAGTCCTTAGAAACTATAAATCTGTTAATGGTACGTGTCATATATTTGCTTATAACATAAACCTTCAATACTAATCAAATGAAAACATATTAATCCTAATTGATGCAGTCCTCAGCATAGCTAGATTGAGATTTCGAGTcttcttgaatcaaaatttttttattaatcatatttcatatttcaaTTCAAACTTAATCAAGCATaatgcataaaaaaattgatactttCAATTATACATCATCATgatatttcaaaataaaatatatttaatgataaaacattattcatcaaattcaaacatcataaataatatgattcaaaaattattaatataatagttttataatttactgataaatctaaaaaaatgaagTATTACTTATCTCATATATATTctgataaattcaaataattttaaaaattttatttcaaatcttcaaataaataaatcatattaTAGAATTCACTGCTGGACATCTTCTTATCAAGACGATTACACTTCTACACAAATCAAGTCCAATAATTAGAATAGATATGAATAATATGAATAATTATGAAAGGATAGAGTGATGGATAGTCATATCCAATAGTCTGAATTGGTCCGATCATTATTACTTCATCCAGTCAAAATCAGGTTAGGAGATAGGTCGTTTAATAGAGATCGAGGGTGATTAAATCAGCAATATCTAATAACAACCAAAATGGAAGCCAATATATTGTTTAGTAATTAAGGATCAATTCAATTAAATAACTTTATTCAATTAGAATcacttaaaatataaagattcaaTAAAAACCAACAAAGGCTAGATCTTATGATGCTCAACAAAGACTCATAAATATACTATCCGACCAACAAGATGATTCAAAGTTTGTCCATCAGATCAATATGGATTCAAAGCGACAAGACTAGAGATCCTTAATtggattcataaaaaaattaataaaatagaataaGATTGATTAGATGACATTGTGTAGCATCCCGATTAGTTCGAGCAagatgatttcatcaaatcatgattaaactagtgttggtgcagaattccaccgacgccgaagaagctggagttgagatgaccgcggctgccgtcgggacctgcaagggaagtctaaaccgaagttgggggtgctccgacaagaccctccaacactcaagtcagtactctgcttcaacagaaatggagcgctcaaatgagattttgacagagtttcgagatagaatttagagcttagagaagaatgtatctgagggtccctttttatagatggagagcgtaactgattgacagcgacgtctgtaaccacctggtagtggaccATTCGggaccacgcagagtttgttatggagagtagtgacgtcagggggccgttcagggccatatggagtttgttacggagagtagtggcgttagggggtcattcagggccacgtggagtttgttatggagagtggagtggtgtctgttgtcgtgacttgctagagagtttaggcttgacggctgaagctcggctgggatgtctgatggagcagaatggttctctatctctgcaatctaagagaagctcggatgtctccgaggttgctgacgaatccactgttgtcggatgccttgggcgttGATTGGGTGCTGATATTGCAGGCAAAAAtcatccactgtagaagctcggatggagactttctgttggagaagtccgataagagtccagttgctaagagagtccgtctggaatttgcctgatgtagaagctcgtctataGATTGCCCaccggagaggtccagtttcatgaggaatccggtagagggtcgtccgacagtggagtttggatggcgctgtggaggttcgtccgctggaggagtcttgaggacactggggaaggtcaaacgttggagaagtccgagattcaattctgtcgtagaagttcggacggagtccggctcttgtaagaGGCTAAAaagaggtcgcttattgtagaagctcgatcgaagattggttgtcgtggaagctcagatagagatttcttattgtagaagctcagagtagtgacctgactggtggagcctgtcccgttgtagaagctcgtctgtgatccatccactgtaggagctcgactgggatccagctatgtaggagctcggatgaagcccacttgcaatagaagttcggagtagagatctgacTGATGGAGCCCTTTCGTTGTtgaaattcatctgggatccatccactataggagttcggctgggatccgactctcgtaggagcttgGATGGAATCCGGAAGgtagtcgaccaccgtagaaacttggatagagtctgattactgtagaaattctactgttggagaagctcggacattgatgaagtccgaaagaagttcggagtagagtcgtccgtggtcggaagaagtctgaaagagattcagagaatagtcgatcactgtagaaaatcgactgatagtgaagctcaacaagcgtttggagcagcccggtagatgaatggaggagctcattatcggagaagcccggatggcattatggaagctcggacggtcgagggagttcagaaagatgccacacaaggtcggaagtcggaaaagccttggaagggtcggccttttacaaacttcagctgggggtatcttatacccaacactagtccccctacttttgagttcggatttcgaataaagtacagagaaatttttatagCCGAAGTTGCCTCTCTTGATTTTCACACTCGGTTGCTTtcaaatattttggcatttggcgcgttggtgccggagccttttcaaatcgaagcgatccgaaaagattttttcagaattctcGCTGGAGTGTTGCTCTAAGTATGGCACAATAAtgactctgtcagctgtcagtcactttcagccgcttgccatggtgagtgggacatgcggcgagtgTAGGTcaaccagaggagatccgcaatcattactgcatcaggccctgttgcctatttaaacccgctcccttcttccagggatttcactttgcctgagagtcctgttggtgcccttcttcttccccgagagttcCATCCCTCtcgaccttaggcattcttcgagtcgatctccatctctgcatctctgcacctctcagaccagcctaggttagctccaGAACTCTTCTTCTTTCGCAGCTCTATTTCTaaactgtgccgatcttctttcgttgCCAATATGGATGCGGACGTGGCTcagatgttagccaagagtctcaaggcccacaagaggaaaggcgctgGAACATCTaggttggcgaagaaggcgagggtagaggagacagatCCGAtcgtgcttcgccttgatcgcccagagcccgcacttgtggtacatcttcgaccgtgagtaCTTCCTGATCCCGTGGAAGGAGGAAGCAGAAGGGAGACTGAGAGAataagtcaggtacttaaagcaatcctcgatgatggctggaatcgagagttcaaagtctgaagaagccaagcttccttagagcttcttttaccttttgttcttctatgtattctttttttttcttgtcatttttcttttttgaccttcaaaggctttgtaatgtacacttcactaatgaaatgaaaataaaatttttcattatcttatccattcttgcattaggttgtcgtttaccgagcttcttttgtcttttgtcttgctcgaggtcgacgttgtttgaaggttcctgatcatcgtcgtattgatttgccctttttgttcatgaccataggtcttttcgaggccatttgagtttgacgcttcctcctgaTGCTCAAGCTTggaggtccgaacttctcgtaaccttgaggaagtcgattttttttcgacctgtgttgagttctctcttagagactgagagtttttgataagagtctccttcctcgttgagacgaggtcccttgtgtctttgatgcagcttgtttttcccttatcactgatgtagttcgtcgcttttcctttttatgtcctttctttttttatatttgggcgaggatttttcctctgctcttagcggggttgtagggatgtagaggagccattgaggaggcttttctccttatccgatcttgaatgaccaggtcttcgtttgtgtcaagatgaagttctcctcctgtttccgacacagtcaatttcagctcatgctaggatgagatttttctcctattcctaacagggctgtggaggcacgtaagggccgttgcaagggcctctccccccatccaatctctaaataatcggacctttgactttgctcatgttaggatgaggttctcctcctattcctaacatggctgtggggacacataagggccgttgtaagggcctctcctcccatccggtctttaaataatcggaccttcgactttgctcatgttaggacaaggttcttctcctgttcttaacatggctgtgggggcacataagggccgttgtaagggcctctccccccatccgatctttaaataatcgggccttcgactttgctcatgttagaacgaggttctcctcctgttcctaatatggctgtgggggcacataagggctgttataagggcctctccccccatccggtctttaaataatcgggccttcaactttgctcatgttaagatgaggttctcctcctatttctaatatggctgtgggggcacataagggccattgtaaaggcctctcccccatccggtctttaaataatcggaccttcgactttgctcgtgttaggacaaggttctcctcctgttcctaatacgcttagtttcgattgtcggaaggagctactccctgtcgttatgagctcataccaaaagagaagatatgcgaatatggaaaaaacttttatttaaggtaaagttatcgatagtacattcatagatttttcgaatttcatggtcgcggaaggtctgctccttcgagctttttcaaatagtatgtttcgggccgaaccacctccctgacttcatatgggtcttcccagttaggggcgagtttttcttgattctgagattgtgagacagcggctcgtcgaagtactaagtcccccgctctgaaggctttgctcttgacccgggagttgtagtagcgggccactttctgcttgtaggcggccatccgaacttgagctatctcccacttttcttctaataagtcgaggttggctttgagatcctgtgagttgcactgctcattgaatgccacaactcgtgccgacgggagtttgagttcgatcgggatcacgacttctgttccgaaggctaaggcaaagggggtctcctctGTGGGCAgtttttgggtagttcggtatgctcataacatatgataaagctcatctgcccaagttttctttgctctttcaagtctcgccttgattccttacaGTAGAGTcttgttagtaacctcggcttcaccaTTTGCTTGCGGCttggctactgacgtgaagttatggaagatgtttaagtcttcacaaaattcagcaaaccttgtcccagcaaattatcgcccattatcagtaatgagagttctgggtaggccgaacctacagacaattgacttccaaacgaagtcctacaccttagcttctgtaatttttaTCAAAGATTCAGCTTCGacctacttggtgaagtagtcaattaccaccaggagaaactttcgctgcccggatgccatgaaaaaaggtctgaggatatccatcctccattgtgcaaacggccatggagaACTCAAgcgtgtaagttcggaggtgagttgcctttggatatttgcatatctttgacaccaatcacaccttctgacatattcgatagaGTCGTGgtgcatggtaggccagtaatagccttgtcgaagcagcttgtgggataaagatctggcccccaagtGACTTCTGCAgattccctcatgtacctcccacaaggtgaagtcggcctcagaaggtcggagatatttcaaaagggacaatgagtacgacctcttgtacaacttgccttcataaagaatatatcaggaggcctggttcctaagcttctgagcttcttttgcatcaggaggaagaaccccgtccttgaggtatgcaaccagtgggtcaatccagctgggttcatggttgatctccatcacaaactgtggttcttccgtacttgggcacttcagaacctcgaagaagacttccttgggcagttcagctggagccagtgagccaacttggagagaaggtcggccctggtattttctgctcttgaaatctgcttgatgcCAAAGCCACCGAAGGCAGGGAcgatctctttcaccttttcgaggtacttggccatactgtcctcccgagcttcacagttttcgttgacttgtcccaccaccaattgggagtcactgtagacttggagccgatctacttctaactctttgacgatcctcaatcctgcaatcagagcttcatattctgctccattatttatcgcagaaaattcgaagcgcagtgccTACTCCGCAATAATTTCTTCTGGattaaccaagatcaggcccgcacttgcgcttgacatgttggaggaaccatccacgtagagagcccaaaaaccatcagggagatccattctttcttcaggagaattcgactggagccctgagttgtcggcttcaccttgttcaagttcggTCTCTTTcgaaatagtgcactccactatgaagtctgctaatatctgggctttaatcaTCGACCGAGGTTGATAattgatgtcgaactccgtgagctcgactgtccatttcgttatccttccggaagcatccactcgatgcagaactgccttgatcggttggtcggtgagcaatgttatggtgtgctcttgaaagtaaggtcggagccttcgagctgcaatcaacaagacgtaagttagtttctctaacttagtatacctgattttggtgtctctcaatactcgactgatgtagtagatcgatcattgaatttttgcttcttccttaaccaggactgctgcaagagccacaggggagaccgccaggtacaggaataactcctctccaggttcgggctttgtcaatagcgggggtgagccgaggtagctctttaattttttgaatacttGCTGACATTCaatggtccaatagaagttcttcgactgcttgagggtctgaaagaaaggcaggcatcgttcggccgaccttgagacaaagcgattcagagccgctactctcccagtaaggtgctaaacttcctttattgacttcgggatggtcatttcctggatggcacgaatcttttttggatttgcttcgatcccacgctctgataccataaagcccaagaatttttctgaggttactccaaaagcgcacttagctgggtttagcttcatcttatattttcagaggatgctgaaggtctcctcaaggtcggcgacatagttcattgaggatttgctttttacgagcatatcatccacgaagacctccatgttgcggccaatctgcttcttgaagatcttgttcaccagccgttgataggtcgcccctgtatttttgagtccaaaaggtatgaccctgtaacaataaaggccacggttagtaataaaagcagttttttcttcatcttctgacgccatcctgatttgattgtagtcagagaatgcatccatgaaagtgagaagctcgtagcccgaggttgcatccactagttggtcgattctggacagTGGATAATTattcttcgggcaggctttattcagctttttgaagtctatacacatcctccacttgccgttcgccttcttaactagaaccacattggagactcagtttggatagttgacttctctgatgaacctgacTTTTAGGAGTttttcaacttcctcagctattgccatctgtctttccggtgcatgacttcagatttttttcttcatcgatcgatatttgggatcaacagctagacggtgtttcatgacttcagcatcaatccctggcatgtctgtcggaacccaagcgaaaacatccgcattcttttgtagaaaattgataagctgtgtccgcacctctttccctaggttggagccgatcttcaccatgttgtgatccaggtggtgtgcccaaggcccaggggaccaaggctaaggccaaagtccatcattcatgagggattcatggaggctctagggctagttgggtcctaggttcaaaggctgtgggcctttcggattcttgaggtctaggttatgtaggcctcaagggaccaactctttatgggccaggtctgggcccaggataggtgagattaggtcgagtcatgggtgtacatgggcttgggttaacctaatctcccatagagttggtcaagggagttttgggtttgggtcacttgaccctgtgtttatatatacatgtactgtgtataggtttgaggaagccaagaaaatacagaactctttctcccaagtctctctctctcttctctctctctctccagccattctccacaccccaggaacAAGAAACCCTaaagtttcttgccgccaggtccataaaaggaaagaaaagcaaggaggcgctagccccttcccccttgcagccaccgactctctctcttctccctctcttgaagccatccaaacatcaggtctaggatctggaatctcttgagaagaggttggtacaagtttctctcagatttggagttgatctaaggtcgtttgaggtgcgggtgagatctccatcaacagatctacaggaaaggctgcagcaggacagatctgtaaggtctggttctatctacctttttctctatctagaacaccccaattcgagatctatgaattggaagacctcggtccaggtctgatctagttgggtaccagatcttgaattttttagaggtgatttcagaggtgttcttcatcactacacaccacacaggtcttggtttgtgacatacaccaagacagatgagggatcagtgactctaggcgacaatcattcttgcaaggtggctgggatagggatagtcagggtaaggatgtttgatgggattgtgaggatattgacaaatgtaaagcacatcccagagctggaaaagaatctggtgtcacttggctacttggagcgcagtggatacagcttcagcagtagggctagaagcggagtactgaacatctccaatggagctatggtagtgatgagaggcaggaggttggacaataacctctatcgcatggagggatctgtggtgattggagagtctgatgcagcagctgcagcacaggaccagcagggagcttacaggatgtggcactaccgcctaggccacatgggtgacaaggggctgagagagttgagcaggagatgactcatctctgatctggaggatggtgctacaggggagatctgtgaaccttgccagatgaaaaagcagaggagagttcagttcaacattagtACAGCCCGCAGCgcagtccctctggagttagtacacacggatgtgtggggaccagccccagttttagctaggaatggggccagatacttcatgaccctgattgatgatttctcaagaaaactctggatttactttatgagagagaagtctgaggtcttcaccaagttcaagatctggagagctgaggtggagaagaagcaggggaggagcgtgaagtgtctgaggtcagacaatggtgggaagtacaccagcagagagttccaggactactgtgaggagtgtgggatcaggatacacctctcagttaaggggacaccacagtagaatggggtggccgagaggatgaacaaaatacttttgaaaaaggcacgatgcatgaggctgcaggcagggcttccaaaggagttctgggttgacacagtagacgcagcgggttacttggtcaatcggtcacctcacaccaggttggatggcaagcttccagaggaggtgtggtctgggaggatagttgggctgggccatctatgggtatttgggtgcacggcctatgtgcacattggagctggtgagcggagcaagctagacgccagatcatgcaaggcggtgtttctaggctatccacgaggagtcaagggatacaggctgtgggatcctttggaaaagaaggtcatcattagtcaggatgtgactgttgatgaggagtcagtcctacggaggtgagcaggcatggaagagcagcaggagcaggaggaggtccagcagggcgctgttggacagctaacctctttgattttgcctcttgcaggtactact includes:
- the LOC140852354 gene encoding uncharacterized protein, which encodes MFTELMGPERYGRVRGYGVGVTPTQLSEVSRYTQHAAADAQDSRVRRLEAEIQEIRQSRAAEMEEMQQSRAEMQAMRGQIDRLTSLLEMYGPSQAPGTSGTRRDSGTLRGDNDDHPPAD